In Drosophila santomea strain STO CAGO 1482 chromosome 2L, Prin_Dsan_1.1, whole genome shotgun sequence, a single window of DNA contains:
- the LOC120446412 gene encoding uncharacterized protein LOC120446412 isoform X10 translates to MNKVELKHKNKDQGPCARVRKIRPINMGGNVEQRPWTPTVRIGRIAAETTNPGPATVQLPTLIGSKVPDSKKKAAPSYSFGHKLGGKYDTSGPGPAQYNVTGMRAKGRDYPRAATLQSRPKELTRFSNPGPGEYDVVPAAKAVIDATPKYTFGQRPVALKTFQIPAPNSYCPERVTQSKKNAPRYTFGRRTKIEHDQGTPAPGAYCPEKVKLNKTPEFSFGIKHHEQRPDYTPAPGTYKPEQVVLEHMPAYSFGLKTKHVQVSDTPAPGAYSPEKSRLHSTPAYSIAGKASHDVVDCTPAPGAYEPEKCVLGRTPAFSFGHRAELAKSSDTPAPGTYNPEKVRMDHTPAFTLSGRPETRSVSETPAPGSYAPEKYRNDRTPAFTFGGKHEQRLESSTPAPGDYCPEKVRHDHNPAFSFAGRHDLHKPSDTPAPGAYDTDKVRQDHNPAFSFAGRHDLHKPSETPAPGAYSPEKVRQDHTPAFSMAGKYTQKVSSDSPAPGDYCPEKVRLDHTPAYSFGVKSDPKVENSTPAPGDYHPEKVRQDHNPAFSFAGRHELQKPDHTPAPGAYFPEKVRLDHNPAFSMAGKHDSKISSDTPAPGDYSPEKVRQDTNLAYSFAGRHDLHKPSETPAPGAYSPEKVRLDHNPAFTMAGKYDQKILNGTPAPGDYSPEKCRLDHTPAYSFGGKNDPKVENHTPAPGDYHPEKVRLDHNPAFSFAGRHDLHKPSDTPAPGAYSPEKVRQDHNPAFSMAGKPVEKLTNGTPAPGDYCPENVRLDHTPAYTFGGKNDPKVENNTPAPGDYHPEKVRQDHNPAFSFAGRHDLHKPSYTPAPGAYCPEKVRQDHNPAFSMAGKHSQKVANDTPAPGDYSPEKVRLDHTPAYTFGGKNDPRVENNTPAPGDYHPEKVRQDHNPAFSFAGRHDLQKPSDTPAPGAYFPEKVRQDHNPAFTMAGKHDPKVSNDTPAPGDYSPEKVRLDYTPSFTFAGKNNPKIENDTPAPGDYHPEKVRQDHNPAFSFAGRHDLQKPSDTPAPGAYSPEKLRQDHNPAFSMAGKHIERIPNGTPAPGDYCPEKVRLDYTPSFTFGSKNDPRVENNTPAPGDYHPEKVRQDHVPAFSFAGRHDLQKLSETPAPGAYSPEKVRQDHNPAFTMAGKHDPKVTNETPAPGDYSPEKVRLDHNPAFSFAGRHDLQKPSETPAPGDYFPEKVRQDFNPAFTFAGKHDPRSLSESPAPGDYSPEKVRLDHAPAFSFGGKHDPKAEHHHPAPCDYAPEKVRLDHTPAYTIAGRPAADPVSQTPAPCDYHPEQCQVDSTPAFTFGMRLGRERFSDTPA, encoded by the exons ATGAACAAG GTCGAGCTAAAACACAAGAACAAGGATCAGGGACCCTGCGCCCGGGTGCGTAAGATTCGTCCAATCAACATGGGCGGCAACGTGGAGCAGCGTCCTTGGACTCCAACTGTCAGGATCGGCAGGATCGCCGCCGAGACCACCAATCCGGGTCCAGCCACCGTGCAGCTTCCAACCTTGATCG GCAGCAAAGTTCCCGACTCGAAGAAGAAGGCCGCCCCCTCGTACTCCTTCGGGCACAAGTTGGGCGGCAAGTACGACACCTCCGGACCGGGTCCGGCCCAGTACAATGTCACGGGTATGCGGGCCAAGGGACGTGATTATCCCCGCGCCGCCACACTGCAGAGCAGGCCCAAGGAACTGACGCGCTTCTCGAATCCCGGACCAGGGGAATACGATGTGGTGCCGGCGGCCAAGGCGGTGATCGATGCCACGCCCAAGTACACCTTTGGCCAGCGGCCGGTGGCGTTGAAAACCTTCCAGATACCAG CTCCGAATAGCTATTGCCCTGAAAGGGTCACGCAATCAAAAAAGAATGCGCCACGCTACACTTTCGGTAGACGAACTAAAATCGAACACGATCAGGGCACACCAG CTCCCGGCGCATATTGTCCGGAGAAGGTGAAGCTCAACAAGACGCCAGAGTTCAGTTTCGGCATCAAGCACCACGAACAGCGACCAGACTACACGCCAG CGCCTGGCACCTACAAGCCCGAGCAGGTGGTCCTTGAACACATGCCCGCCTACAGCTTCGGCTTGAAAACCAAGCACGTCCAGGTCAGCGACACTCCAG CACCCGGTGCCTACAGCCCCGAAAAGTCCCGGCTACACTCCACACCCGCCTACTCAATCGCCGGAAAGGCCTCCCACGACGTGGTCGATTGCACACCTG CACCCGGAGCATACGAACCCGAGAAGTGCGTCCTGGGCAGGACGCCTGCCTTCAGCTTTGGCCACCGCGCCGAGCTCGCCAAGTCCAGTGACACGCCCGCGCCGGGCACCTACAATCCGGAGAAGGTGCGCATGGACCACACGCCCGCATTCACCCTATCCGGCCGTCCGGAAACGAGGTCCGTCAGCGAGACTCCGGCGCCCGGTTCGTATGCCCCGGAAAAGTATCGCAACGATCGTACGCCGGCCTTCACCTTCGGCGGTAAGCACGAGCAGCGACTCGAGAGCTCCACTCCGGCACCAGGCGACTACTGTCCCGAAAAAGTGCGGCACGATCACAATCCCGCTTTCTCATTCGCCGGTCGCCACGATCTGCACAAGCCCAGCGACACACCAGCACCCGGCGCCTACGACACCGACAAAGTCCGGCAAGATCACAATCCGGCCTTCTCCTTTGCCGGGCGCCACGATCTGCACAAGCCCAGTGAAACGCCCGCTCCGGGCGCCTACTCTCCGGAGAAGGTGCGACAAGATCACACTCCTGCCTTCTCCATGGCCGGGAAGTACACTCAAAAGGTGTCCAGCGACAGTCCGGCACCTGGGGACTACTGTCCCGAGAAGGTCCGCCTGGACCACACTCCCGCCTACAGCTTTGGCGTGAAGAGTGATCCAAAGGTAGAGAATAGCACTCCGGCGCCGGGTGATTATCACCCCGAAAAGGTTAGGCAGGATCACAATCCCGCGTTCTCATTCGCCGGTCGTCATGAGCTTCAGAAACCAGACCACACTCCCGCACCTGGAGCCTACTTCCCGGAGAAAGTAAGGCTGGACCACAATCCAGCTTTCTCCATGGCGGGCAAGCATGATTCCAAGATTAGCAGTGACACACCTGCTCCTGGTGACTATAGCCCCGAGAAAGTCAGGCAAGACACTAACCTAGCGTACTCCTTTGCTGGCCGTCATGATCTCCACAAACCCAGCGAAACTCCCGCACCAGGTGCTTACTCGCCGGAGAAGGTGAGGCTGGATCACAATCCAGCTTTCACGATGGCTGGCAAGTACGATCAGAAGATCTTAAATGGCACTCCCGCCCCCGGAGACTACAGTCCCGAGAAGTGTAGATTGGACCACACACCCGCCTACAGTTTTGGCGGTAAGAATGATCCCAAAGTAGAAAACCACACGCCGGCTCCAGGGGATTACCATCCGGAGAAGGTGAGGCTGGACCACAATCCTGCGTTCTCCTTTGCCGGACGCCATGACCTTCATAAGCCCAGTGATACTCCTGCTCCAGGAGCCTACTCACCCGAGAAGGTACGTCAAGATCATAACCCAGCATTTTCCATGGCTGGCAAGCCGGTTGAAAAGCTGACTAATGGTACACCAGCTCCCGGAGATTACTGCCCGGAGAATGTGCGTTTAGACCATACTCCGGCCTACACTTTCGGTGGCAAAAACGATCCGAAAGTGGAGAACAATACTCCTGCTCCCGGGGACTATCACCCCGAAAAAGTCAGGCAAGATCATAACCCAGCGTTCTCCTTTGCTGGTCGCCATGATCTCCACAAGCCAAGTTATACGCCCGCCCCTGGTGCCTACTGTCCGGAGAAGGTCCGTCAGGATCACAATCCGGCCTTCTCAATGGCGGGTAAGCACAGTCAAAAGGTCGCCAACGACACTCCAGCTCCGGGCGATTACAGTCCGGAAAAGGTGCGTCTAGATCACACACCTGCCTATACTTTTGGGGGAAAGAATGATCCCCGAGTGGAGAACAATACCCCAGCTCCAGGTGATTATCATCCCGAGAAAGTCAGGCAAGATCATAACCCAGCATTCTCCTTCGCTGGCCGTCATGATCTCCAGAAACCTAGCGACACTCCTGCTCCTGGAGCCTATTTTCCTGAAAAAGTCCGACAGGATCATAATCCTGCCTTCACAATGGCTGGCAAGCATGATCCTAAGGTTTCCAATGATACTCCTGCCCCGGGCGACTACAGTCCCGAAAAGGTGCGTCTAGATTACACACCTTCCTTCACCTTTGCTGGTAAAAATAATCCCAAAATTGAGAACGATACCCCAGCTCCAGGTGACTATCATCCCGAGAAGGTTAGACAAGATCACAATCCTGCCTTTTCCTTTGCGGGTAGGCACGATCTTCAGAAGCCCAGTGACACTCCTGCTCCAGGAGCATACTCGCCGGAGAAGCTGAGGCAAGATCACAATCCCGCATTCTCCATGGCTGGTAAACACATTGAGAGGATTCCCAATGGCACGCCAGCTCCAGGTGACTACTGTCCCGAGAAGGTTCGTTTAGATTACACTCCCTCTTTCACATTTGGGAGCAAGAATGACCCTCGGGTGGAGAACAACACACCGGCGCCAGGAGATTATCATCCTGAAAAGGTTAGGCAAGATCATGTACCCGCATTTTCCTTCGCCGGCCGTCATGACCTGCAGAAGCTCAGTGAGACTCCTGCCCCCGGAGCTTACTCCCCCGAGAAAGTTAGGCAAGATCACAATCCCGCCTTTACAATGGCCGGCAAGCATGACCCAAAGGTGACCAATGAGACCCCGGCACCAGGTGACTACAGTCCCGAGAAAGTAAGGCTAGATCACAATCCCGCCTTCTCCTTCGCCGGTCGCCACGACCTGCAGAAGCCGAGTGAAACGCCCGCACCCGGAGACTACTTCCCGGAGAAGGTCAGGCAGGACTTCAACCCGGCGTTCACCTTCGCCGGCAAACACGATCCCAGATCGCTGAGTGAATCACCCGCTCCCGGCGACTACAGCCCCGAGAAGGTGCGACTGGACCATGCACCCGCTTTCAGCTTTGGCGGCAAGCACGACCCCAAGGCGGAGCACCATCATCCCGCGCCATGCGACTACGCCCCCGAGAAAGTGCGTCTCGACCATACACCCGCCTACACCATTGCAGGTCGTCCAGCCGCCGATCCCGTGAGCCAGACGCCGGCTCCCTGCGACTACCATCCGGAGCAGTGCCAGGTGGACAGCACGCCAGCGTTCACCTTCGGCATGCGACTGGGAAGGGAGCGCTTCTCCGATACGCCAG CTTGA
- the LOC120446412 gene encoding uncharacterized protein LOC120446412 isoform X4 — translation MNKVELKHKNKDQGPCARVRKIRPINMGGNVEQRPWTPTVRIGRIAAETTNPGPATVQLPTLIGSKVPDSKKKAAPSYSFGHKLGGKYDTSGPGPAQYNVTGMRAKGRDYPRAATLQSRPKELTRFSNPGPGEYDVVPAAKAVIDATPKYTFGQRPVALKTFQIPAPGAYCPEKVKLNKTPEFSFGIKHHEQRPDYTPAPGTYKPEQVVLEHMPAYSFGLKTKHVQVSDTPAPGAYSPEKSRLHSTPAYSIAGKASHDVVDCTPAPGAYEPEKCVLGRTPAFSFGHRAELAKSSDTPAPGTYNPEKVRMDHTPAFTLSGRPETRSVSETPAPGSYAPEKYRNDRTPAFTFGGKHEQRLESSTPAPGDYCPEKVRHDHNPAFSFAGRHDLHKPSDTPAPGAYDTDKVRQDHNPAFSFAGRHDLHKPSETPAPGAYSPEKVRQDHTPAFSMAGKYTQKVSSDSPAPGDYCPEKVRLDHTPAYSFGVKSDPKVENSTPAPGDYHPEKVRQDHNPAFSFAGRHELQKPDHTPAPGAYFPEKVRLDHNPAFSMAGKHDSKISSDTPAPGDYSPEKVRQDTNLAYSFAGRHDLHKPSETPAPGAYSPEKVRLDHNPAFTMAGKYDQKILNGTPAPGDYSPEKCRLDHTPAYSFGGKNDPKVENHTPAPGDYHPEKVRLDHNPAFSFAGRHDLHKPSDTPAPGAYSPEKVRQDHNPAFSMAGKPVEKLTNGTPAPGDYCPENVRLDHTPAYTFGGKNDPKVENNTPAPGDYHPEKVRQDHNPAFSFAGRHDLHKPSYTPAPGAYCPEKVRQDHNPAFSMAGKHSQKVANDTPAPGDYSPEKVRLDHTPAYTFGGKNDPRVENNTPAPGDYHPEKVRQDHNPAFSFAGRHDLQKPSDTPAPGAYFPEKVRQDHNPAFTMAGKHDPKVSNDTPAPGDYSPEKVRLDYTPSFTFAGKNNPKIENDTPAPGDYHPEKVRQDHNPAFSFAGRHDLQKPSDTPAPGAYSPEKLRQDHNPAFSMAGKHIERIPNGTPAPGDYCPEKVRLDYTPSFTFGSKNDPRVENNTPAPGDYHPEKVRQDHVPAFSFAGRHDLQKLSETPAPGAYSPEKVRQDHNPAFTMAGKHDPKVTNETPAPGDYSPEKVRLDHNPAFSFAGRHDLQKPSETPAPGDYFPEKVRQDFNPAFTFAGKHDPRSLSESPAPGDYSPEKVRLDHAPAFSFGGKHDPKAEHHHPAPCDYAPEKVRLDHTPAYTIAGRPAADPVSQTPAPCDYHPEQCQVDSTPAFTFGMRLGRERFSDTPAPSAYEPEKHSLHSTPAYSFGTKSDIRVTTDAPAPGHYHPEQCRLDSSPAYSFGLKTVPTASLPEPRGAYIEDRIVQRRERRLASPVRNNAECTTTTTSNNNAGSSTTTTTNHTNNNAGSSSTTTTTTTTTTKTFINGVEQPELQKKETTKQVNGTHKELKSAPPAPLSNGNVVSNGNHSKMVSTTTRIQEVAHAQKESGNLKVVASGKSDASATKAAAVSHQTVVHADGAIVSSGQSSRMQTVKYAVEASSVQEKIISS, via the exons ATGAACAAG GTCGAGCTAAAACACAAGAACAAGGATCAGGGACCCTGCGCCCGGGTGCGTAAGATTCGTCCAATCAACATGGGCGGCAACGTGGAGCAGCGTCCTTGGACTCCAACTGTCAGGATCGGCAGGATCGCCGCCGAGACCACCAATCCGGGTCCAGCCACCGTGCAGCTTCCAACCTTGATCG GCAGCAAAGTTCCCGACTCGAAGAAGAAGGCCGCCCCCTCGTACTCCTTCGGGCACAAGTTGGGCGGCAAGTACGACACCTCCGGACCGGGTCCGGCCCAGTACAATGTCACGGGTATGCGGGCCAAGGGACGTGATTATCCCCGCGCCGCCACACTGCAGAGCAGGCCCAAGGAACTGACGCGCTTCTCGAATCCCGGACCAGGGGAATACGATGTGGTGCCGGCGGCCAAGGCGGTGATCGATGCCACGCCCAAGTACACCTTTGGCCAGCGGCCGGTGGCGTTGAAAACCTTCCAGATACCAG CTCCCGGCGCATATTGTCCGGAGAAGGTGAAGCTCAACAAGACGCCAGAGTTCAGTTTCGGCATCAAGCACCACGAACAGCGACCAGACTACACGCCAG CGCCTGGCACCTACAAGCCCGAGCAGGTGGTCCTTGAACACATGCCCGCCTACAGCTTCGGCTTGAAAACCAAGCACGTCCAGGTCAGCGACACTCCAG CACCCGGTGCCTACAGCCCCGAAAAGTCCCGGCTACACTCCACACCCGCCTACTCAATCGCCGGAAAGGCCTCCCACGACGTGGTCGATTGCACACCTG CACCCGGAGCATACGAACCCGAGAAGTGCGTCCTGGGCAGGACGCCTGCCTTCAGCTTTGGCCACCGCGCCGAGCTCGCCAAGTCCAGTGACACGCCCGCGCCGGGCACCTACAATCCGGAGAAGGTGCGCATGGACCACACGCCCGCATTCACCCTATCCGGCCGTCCGGAAACGAGGTCCGTCAGCGAGACTCCGGCGCCCGGTTCGTATGCCCCGGAAAAGTATCGCAACGATCGTACGCCGGCCTTCACCTTCGGCGGTAAGCACGAGCAGCGACTCGAGAGCTCCACTCCGGCACCAGGCGACTACTGTCCCGAAAAAGTGCGGCACGATCACAATCCCGCTTTCTCATTCGCCGGTCGCCACGATCTGCACAAGCCCAGCGACACACCAGCACCCGGCGCCTACGACACCGACAAAGTCCGGCAAGATCACAATCCGGCCTTCTCCTTTGCCGGGCGCCACGATCTGCACAAGCCCAGTGAAACGCCCGCTCCGGGCGCCTACTCTCCGGAGAAGGTGCGACAAGATCACACTCCTGCCTTCTCCATGGCCGGGAAGTACACTCAAAAGGTGTCCAGCGACAGTCCGGCACCTGGGGACTACTGTCCCGAGAAGGTCCGCCTGGACCACACTCCCGCCTACAGCTTTGGCGTGAAGAGTGATCCAAAGGTAGAGAATAGCACTCCGGCGCCGGGTGATTATCACCCCGAAAAGGTTAGGCAGGATCACAATCCCGCGTTCTCATTCGCCGGTCGTCATGAGCTTCAGAAACCAGACCACACTCCCGCACCTGGAGCCTACTTCCCGGAGAAAGTAAGGCTGGACCACAATCCAGCTTTCTCCATGGCGGGCAAGCATGATTCCAAGATTAGCAGTGACACACCTGCTCCTGGTGACTATAGCCCCGAGAAAGTCAGGCAAGACACTAACCTAGCGTACTCCTTTGCTGGCCGTCATGATCTCCACAAACCCAGCGAAACTCCCGCACCAGGTGCTTACTCGCCGGAGAAGGTGAGGCTGGATCACAATCCAGCTTTCACGATGGCTGGCAAGTACGATCAGAAGATCTTAAATGGCACTCCCGCCCCCGGAGACTACAGTCCCGAGAAGTGTAGATTGGACCACACACCCGCCTACAGTTTTGGCGGTAAGAATGATCCCAAAGTAGAAAACCACACGCCGGCTCCAGGGGATTACCATCCGGAGAAGGTGAGGCTGGACCACAATCCTGCGTTCTCCTTTGCCGGACGCCATGACCTTCATAAGCCCAGTGATACTCCTGCTCCAGGAGCCTACTCACCCGAGAAGGTACGTCAAGATCATAACCCAGCATTTTCCATGGCTGGCAAGCCGGTTGAAAAGCTGACTAATGGTACACCAGCTCCCGGAGATTACTGCCCGGAGAATGTGCGTTTAGACCATACTCCGGCCTACACTTTCGGTGGCAAAAACGATCCGAAAGTGGAGAACAATACTCCTGCTCCCGGGGACTATCACCCCGAAAAAGTCAGGCAAGATCATAACCCAGCGTTCTCCTTTGCTGGTCGCCATGATCTCCACAAGCCAAGTTATACGCCCGCCCCTGGTGCCTACTGTCCGGAGAAGGTCCGTCAGGATCACAATCCGGCCTTCTCAATGGCGGGTAAGCACAGTCAAAAGGTCGCCAACGACACTCCAGCTCCGGGCGATTACAGTCCGGAAAAGGTGCGTCTAGATCACACACCTGCCTATACTTTTGGGGGAAAGAATGATCCCCGAGTGGAGAACAATACCCCAGCTCCAGGTGATTATCATCCCGAGAAAGTCAGGCAAGATCATAACCCAGCATTCTCCTTCGCTGGCCGTCATGATCTCCAGAAACCTAGCGACACTCCTGCTCCTGGAGCCTATTTTCCTGAAAAAGTCCGACAGGATCATAATCCTGCCTTCACAATGGCTGGCAAGCATGATCCTAAGGTTTCCAATGATACTCCTGCCCCGGGCGACTACAGTCCCGAAAAGGTGCGTCTAGATTACACACCTTCCTTCACCTTTGCTGGTAAAAATAATCCCAAAATTGAGAACGATACCCCAGCTCCAGGTGACTATCATCCCGAGAAGGTTAGACAAGATCACAATCCTGCCTTTTCCTTTGCGGGTAGGCACGATCTTCAGAAGCCCAGTGACACTCCTGCTCCAGGAGCATACTCGCCGGAGAAGCTGAGGCAAGATCACAATCCCGCATTCTCCATGGCTGGTAAACACATTGAGAGGATTCCCAATGGCACGCCAGCTCCAGGTGACTACTGTCCCGAGAAGGTTCGTTTAGATTACACTCCCTCTTTCACATTTGGGAGCAAGAATGACCCTCGGGTGGAGAACAACACACCGGCGCCAGGAGATTATCATCCTGAAAAGGTTAGGCAAGATCATGTACCCGCATTTTCCTTCGCCGGCCGTCATGACCTGCAGAAGCTCAGTGAGACTCCTGCCCCCGGAGCTTACTCCCCCGAGAAAGTTAGGCAAGATCACAATCCCGCCTTTACAATGGCCGGCAAGCATGACCCAAAGGTGACCAATGAGACCCCGGCACCAGGTGACTACAGTCCCGAGAAAGTAAGGCTAGATCACAATCCCGCCTTCTCCTTCGCCGGTCGCCACGACCTGCAGAAGCCGAGTGAAACGCCCGCACCCGGAGACTACTTCCCGGAGAAGGTCAGGCAGGACTTCAACCCGGCGTTCACCTTCGCCGGCAAACACGATCCCAGATCGCTGAGTGAATCACCCGCTCCCGGCGACTACAGCCCCGAGAAGGTGCGACTGGACCATGCACCCGCTTTCAGCTTTGGCGGCAAGCACGACCCCAAGGCGGAGCACCATCATCCCGCGCCATGCGACTACGCCCCCGAGAAAGTGCGTCTCGACCATACACCCGCCTACACCATTGCAGGTCGTCCAGCCGCCGATCCCGTGAGCCAGACGCCGGCTCCCTGCGACTACCATCCGGAGCAGTGCCAGGTGGACAGCACGCCAGCGTTCACCTTCGGCATGCGACTGGGAAGGGAGCGCTTCTCCGATACGCCAG CACCCTCCGCTTACGAGCCGGAAAAGCACTCACTGCACTCCACACCCGCCTACAGCTTCGGCACCAAGTCGGATATCCGCGTGACCACCGATGCCCCAG CACCTGGTCACTATCATCCCGAGCAGTGCAGGCTGGACAGCTCGCCAGCCTACAGCTTTGGCCTGAAGACCGTGCCCACTGCTTCGCTTCCAG AACCCAGAGGCGCGTACATCGAAGATCGCATTGTGCAAAGACGCGAACGCCGTCTGGCCAGTCCTG TACGCAACAACGCGGAATGCACCACCACAACtaccagcaacaacaacgctggtagcagcaccaccacaaccaccaaccacaccaacaacaatgctggcagcagcagcaccaccaccacaacaaccaccaccaccacaaagACCTTCATAAACGGAGTGGAGCAGCCGGAGCTGCAGAAGAAGGAGACCACCAAGCAGGTGAATGGCACCCACAAGGAGCTTAAGtccgcaccaccagcaccactgAGCAATGGCAATGTCGTTTCCAATGGCAACCACTCCAAGATGGTCAGCACTACCACCAGGATTCAGGAAGTTGCCCACGCACAGAAGGAGAGTGGCAACCTGAAGGTGGTGGCCAGCGGTAAGTCGGATGCCAGTGCCACCAAGGCGGCGGCCGTGAGCCACCAGACTGTGGTGCATGCGGATGGCGCCATCGTCAGCAGTGGCCAGTCCTCGAGGATGCAGACGGTCAAGTACGCTGTGGAGGCGAGCAGCGTGCAGGAGAAGATTATCAG CTCCTAA